The following is a genomic window from Leptotrichia sp. OH3620_COT-345.
CTACGACAAGGATGGAGAAACATTGAGAACGTTCCAAGTTCAGGCATTTCCGTTTAATCTAAAAATAGACGGAAATAAAATTGCAGAAGTGTATAAAGGTGAACTGGACTATGATTTAATTGTAAGTGAGTTTTTAAAATAAAAATATTTAGGTATAATTTGTATTTACAGGCTTTACAAAATGAAATAAATATGGTAACATAATAAGGAATTTTTTCTATGAACATAAGTTGCCAATATGTTCTTGGATTAAATAATATAAATTAGGAGGAAAGATAATGGCAATGAAATCAAAACAGGAAATAATCAATGCATTCGGTAAAAATGCACAGGATACGGGATCTGCAGATGTTCAGATTGCTTTACTTACAGAAAGAATAAATCATTTGACAGAGCATTTGAGAATACATCCTAAAGAT
Proteins encoded in this region:
- the rpsO gene encoding 30S ribosomal protein S15; translation: MAMKSKQEIINAFGKNAQDTGSADVQIALLTERINHLTEHLRIHPKDVHSRVGLLKMVGKRRRLLNYVKNKNVDNYRELIQKLGIRK